In Halichondria panicea chromosome 13, odHalPani1.1, whole genome shotgun sequence, one genomic interval encodes:
- the LOC135346913 gene encoding synaptophysin-like protein 1, with translation MASESNLAPASEPEGDANAPEKGQFQYKLGPLTVNLRVLLEPKGFLRIILLFVALLAFALTAGFHSSGDSNSVTCTSNQTGLPNYTAAVDFTYPYTINSYSARVLTSDNFTNNNTQCRGAGSMNVLLASSAQFFVAMGVLTMIYAGGAIVVYMLFITPELYLAKWIVIGDLFGTLLFGLLYTIASLAWSVGAAELNTYVASLLNNYAANCLVCSASLGLINARTQSFTQLVISAIFGWLASFIWLASLWFVYKDTVWHKDASGPLAALYEHQANKKASKEGQDERGEGEGDQ, from the exons ATGGCCAGTGAATCTAACCTTGCACCAGCAAGCGAGCCAGAAGGTGATGCAAATGCACCAGAAAAGGGACAGTTCCAGTACAAACTTGGACCGTTGACTGTCAACTTGAGGGTGCTTCTGGAGCCAAAAGGATTTCTCAGGATCATATTGCTG tTTGTAGCTCTATTAGCATTTGCTCTGACAGCTGGCTTCCACTCGTCCGGTGACTCGAACTCAGTGACATGTACGAGTAATCAGACTGGCCTGCCCAACTACACAGCCGCAGTGGACTTCACGTACCCCTATACGATCAACAGCTATTCTGCTCGTGTGCTCACTTCTGACAATTTCACCAACAATAACACACAGTGCCGTGGAGCAG GATCGATGAATGTGCTACTGGCCAGCTCCGCCCAGTTCTTTGTTGCCATGGGAGTGCTCACTATGATCTATGCGGGGGGTGCTATCGTGGTGTACATGTTATTCATCACTCCAGAGCTGTACCTGGCCAAGTGGATTGTCATTGGG gatTTGTTTGGGACTCTTCTATTTGGTCTACTCTACACGATAGCGAGCTTGGCGTGGTCGGTAGGGGCTGCCGAACTCAACACTTATGTGGCCTCCCTCCTCAACAACTATGCTGCCAACTGCCTCGTGTGTAGCGCCTCGCTGGGTCTCATCAACGCCCGGACCCAATCCTTCACACAACTAGTCATCTCAGCA atattcGGATGGCTAGCCTCGTTTATCTGGCTTGCTAGCTTGTGGTTTGTGTACAAGGACACGGTCTGGCATAAGGACGCCTCTGGCCCACTGGCCGCCCTCTACGAACATCAAGCCAACAAGAAAGCGTCCAAGGAAGGTCAAG atgAGAGAGGGGAAGGCGAGGGAGATCAGTAG
- the LOC135346917 gene encoding synaptophysin-like protein 2: MALKIHWKAPLQTKGFFKIVEFVVAILCLSLVASYHFSGTFVCPGIATDTQNHTLTVETSYPLYSWTLRNVTLINFVDPAPITIINNTNGNFANTLLGQGAQLYVTWSVATLMYCIAAIFVYMVVTANEELEKVMDLLVYADVIFHVVWVFFWFIASVDWAVQYNMLSEATHDVLTANCPGRISPAPSYSSTAQAGIAVVFGFLSLFLWAVNIFWVFIDTPWYIQRKGNSGSYEATP, encoded by the exons ATGGCGCTTAAGATTCACTGgaaagctcctctccaaacGAAAGGATTCTTCAAGATCGTTGAATTT GTAGTGGCCATTTTGTGCCTCTCTTTGGTTGCCAGCTACCATTTTTCTGGCACCTTTGTTTGTCCCGGTATTGCCACCGACACTCAAAACCATACGCTGACTGTCGAAACATCTTATCCACTGTACAGTTGGACCCTCCGAAATGTCACCCTGATCAACTTCGTCGACCCTGCCCCAATCACCATCATTAATAATACGAATGGTAATTTCGCGAACACGCTTCTCGGGCAGGGTGCTCAGTTGTATGTCACATGGAGTGTGGCTACCCTCATGTACTGCATAGCAGCCATCTTCGTGTATATGGTGGTGACCGCCAATGAAGAATTAGAGAAGGTCATGGACTTGCTTGTGTATGCG GATGTTATTTTCCATGTTGTGTGGGTCTTCTTCTGGTTTATAGCGTCGGTGGATTGGGCCGTGCAGTACAACATGTTGTCTGAGGCCACTCACGATGTTCTCACTGCGAACTGCCCTGGCAGAATCTCCCCCGCTCCCTCCTACTCCTCCACTGCTCAGGCTGGCATCGCAGTG GTGTTTGGTTTTCTCTCTCTGTTTCTGTGGGCTGTGAACATCTTCTGGGTGTTTATCGACACTCCCTGGTACATTCAAAGGAAGGGCAACAGTGGATCCTATGAAGCAACACCTTAA